GCTCTCAGGGGGCATCCAGCGGATGGGCAGCATGGTCCGACCGCCCACCTGCAGAGCAGAACCATCAGTGTgtacccccctccccccccaacccttcccctccctgctgAGTGCTCAGCAGCGCCATTAAATATGGATGGGGTTGGGGAAGGGGCAGCAGATGAGATGGAAATTTGAGGCAGGGAGGGTGTGGAACTCACCCGGTAATAGTCGGTGCTGTAGATATCACGGGACATGCCAAAGTCCCCGATCTTAACCACCAAGTCGTGGCCCACCAGGCAGTTACGGGTGGCCAGGTCACGGTGCACGAAGTGAAGGGATGCCAGGTAGACCATACCTGAAGCTATCTGCGTGGCAATCTGCAGCATGTGGCTCAATGTCAGCTGCCCGCAGGGCTGCCCCTGCCCTTGGTCCAGGATCTTGGCATCTGGCCCGTGGGATCTAGCAGGGCAGAGGGTGCTcagtgtgtatgtatgtgtgtgcctGTATGCAGGGAAAAGGTGTGCAGGCGTGTGCATTTGTGCCTggaagtgctgtgtgtgtgtgtttgcacatgtgctgggaaatgctgtGCGTGCAGCCATGCAAGGTGCAgtacatgtgtgtgcatgcatggtGGGGAAGGgagtgcatgtgtgtgtgcatgcctGCAGGAAGGCATTACATGTATGTGCACATGTGTGTAAGATGAGGACAGAGAGGGCTGTGTGCATGCTGGGGAAGTGTGCAACCATGCCAAGGAAAGCTGTGcacgtgtgtgcatgcatgctgaagaacataCAGATCGACCTGTGTATGCATGCATGCAGGAGAAGCCAGGCATGCGAgtgcacacatgcatgcataCGGTGCTAGTGCACACACAGGAGCACCCACAGCAAGGAATCCCATGCACGCACACACCAGGAATGCTGTGCACACATcggcagcactgagctgtgcatcACTGGGTGCCAGGAGGTGTGAAAGCAGCAGGAGTTGCACAGAGCCAGGGTGCGAGCAAGCCGGGGGCTGCACACTGCTTTGATGCCCAGTGCTGCTGACAGCCGGGCCGGGGAGGCCGGGCCGGGAGCAGGGGGCTCTGCTCGGCAGAACCATTAATGCCAAGTCCCATAACAATAATCATAAAAGCCACGTCTCAGAGCTCATCGCGTGGCCACTAAAGCGATGCCTCTGGCAGCCCCCCCGTCTATCAGCAATACCTGGGGGGCCAATCGAAAAGTCTCTGCTTATTCCAGCTGATGGCCAATCTCTCTCTATTTAAGCCTCTCAGACAGCTAATCTAATCAATATTGCAAGGAGGGCTGCATTAGCAGCGAGCGCAGAGCGGCTGTCTGAGCCGCGCTGATggagcggggagggggcgaGGGGCCGGACCCACCTGAGGAAGCGATTGAGGTCTCCGTGCTTCATGTACTCGAAGACCATGATGAGGGGCTCACCCTCGGTGCACACGCCGTAGAACTTGACGATGTGTTCGTGCTGCAGCACCGTCAACAGCTCCGCTTCCCGTTGGAAGTCGAGCCGTGCGCTCTCGGTCACCTCCTTTAACGCCTGCAAGCACACAGCGTTAACCTGGCACTGACCATCCCGGGACCCTCATCCCAtgaccccctcccccccaacccctcaCCTTCACAGCCACCAACGTCTTCTCCTGCTCTGGGAGGAGATGGGAACACTCAGCCAGGAAGACTTTCCCAAAGGCTCCCTCGCCCAGCTCCCACTTGAGCACGATGTCACGGCGCTGCACGTGGTGCACACCTGGGGGACCCGCATCCATCAGCCCCGAGCTCCCACCACAGGAGGACACTGGGGAGCAGTGGGGGGATGCTGAGGCCCCCCAGCCTTACAGGCGTTGCAGAAGTACTGCGGGTTCTCGATGAAGTTGCTCTTCAGCCCGTCCAGCTTGCTCTCTGTGGAAGACACGGGGCTGCTGCCCAGGTTCATGAAGTGCAGTGACATGGCCAGATCGTCCTCCTGGGCCAGCACGGCTGAGCCTGCAGGGACAAGGACACATGGATAGGGCCATCACAGAGGGGTGAGGGGTGCTttgtgcagcagtgccaggtgcTGCCGagcatcccccccccctccagccccgGGGGAAGCCAGTGCGATCAAACCCATTTGCAGGCTGAATCCATTCCAGGAGTGAATTAGCAGCTGCTGCCCGCACTGCTTGGCCCCGGCGGGGACCCATTGCCACCCAGTGCCCCAGTGGGTGCCAGGCAATGGGGACCCATGAGGACCATTGCCCCATGGCTGTGCCCCTACCCTGTGCAGGAAGAGGGGACTCACGGTTAATGCCAAACTTGGAGCGGCGCCCGCACTTGTTGAGTGCAATGAGCATGACAGAGAGGAAGAGGGAGGCGAAGACAGCCAAAGCCACAGCCACAGAGACCTGGGGACAAAGGGAGTGgtgaggatggggctggggtCCTACTGCAAAGCCCTTCTCCAAGCCCTGGAGGTGATTGCAATTCTActagggaaactgaggcacagcgGAGGGCAGGAGGCTGCCTATACCCCCTCCCATCCCTCTGGTTTGCTTTCACTTTAAGGactgttttgctttcccatAGGTGTCCTTGTGTCCCCTACTCCAAATCACAGGGCACCCCATCCCAGCCAAGCCCTCACCCCAAATGTGTGCTCGTCCGCTGTCTCCATGGGGCCTTCCAGAGAGCTGTTCCTGGTCCCTGTGTGGGGAGAGGGCACAGGGTGAGCATGAAGTGGGGCCACATCCTCACTCCTGCACAGTTACTGCAGCCTCATCATTGGGTTAGCTCCAGTAACCACAGCTGGGAGGTCATAGCAGGGGGAGCAACATGCCCCAGCACTCACCCAGTGGAGATATGGACACTGCGCAgcatgggaaaagcaaagagcacACATTAACCACCTCCCCCCAATGAGAGAGTCCCACGTTTCCTTCCCACTCCTTGGGGAAACTGAGATAcgtgtggggggggggggggacagaaCCCCTGGGCAAGGTGGGAATAGAAGGTTTGGTGCCCCCCTGTGTCAGGATTGGGGCAGCACATCTTCAGCCCCACCGTGACGCACCGGGGATGGGCTCCTCAGGGCTGAAGCTGAAGGGGTTATCCATGAAGCGGCCCTGGATGCTGCGGGTGGCTCTGCCCAGGGGGTTCTGCACCACCAGGGTGTAGTTGCCGTTGTTGACATGTGTGGGGCGGTTGAGCTCGAGGCAGCCGTGCAGTGTGGTGGAGTTGGGCTCATACTCCACAATGCGCGTGCGGATGAAGGGCCCCTcaagcagcacagtgccatTGAAGAGCCAGAAGATGCTGGGTGCTGGGTTGCTGTCCACTGAGAAGGGGATGCACCAGTAGTGCTGAGGAATGGCCTCTTGCAGGAGCAGAATCACTGGCGGGACTGTGGGGACAGAGCTGCCTGTGTCCCCAAACATGCATCCCCAAACATATGACCCCAAAGCCGACCCTCATACCACCCCTGGACCCCCCCAaacccttttcctttccccatcccCTGGGTAGCTTACAGGTGACATTCAGTATCACGCTGTCCTCTGCCAGCCCCGCTGCATTCTCTGCCCGGCATGTGAGGTCCTTGTGGTTCAGGTTGGAGGAGATGTTGTTGATCTCCAGGACAAGCTCCCActctgagagctgcagggagcaccGGGATGGGGTGAGCACATCCTAAACTGAGGGGGATGTTGCAGGGGGACGACGCTCCTGGAAGATCCCCGCCATGCCCCAAGCCTTGCCTTGGTGACAGATGGCTCTGATCCCACGTCAGGGAGCACCCACTCCCCAGCAGCTGGTGGCTCGCCCCAGATGTGGCAGGTGAGGTTGATGTTGTCCCCTTGACGCAGCACCACATCGGGGTGCTCAATGTGAGCGGTGGGAGGCTCTGCTGAGGAGAGATGAGCTGTCCCCAACACTGTCCCTGCCCTCAATGGGCTCAGGGTTGGGACCATGTTGGAGTTGGATCCCCTTGTGCCACCTACCACAGCCGTGCAGGGgatggctgcccagagccacaagCATGCTTCCCTCCCAGCAGGTCAGAGACTGGTTGCCCAGCTCAGCACGGCTCCCATcctgccacagctgcagccagcgGATCCCACAGGAACAATTGAAGGGGTTTCCCTCCAGGATGCTGAGATGGGGAAAGGACACGAGCTGCACGCAGCTCATCTCCAGCTGCACCAATCCCAGTTGCAAGGATGGATGGCTTGCACCCAGAACTGCATTCTGCACAGATGCCACGCTGGGTGTGTtgtgctgtccccatccctgtccctgtTCCCATCCCTTTTGTGAACACACAGGGCTGTCAGAGCTGCAGATCTGCAGCTGGGTCTCTATGAGCACTCCCACAGCCACTGGTGCATCCCCAGCCCTGTCCCTGCTCCCATATCCCCCCAGAGCCACATCCCCAGCCATGCCCCATGCTGTGTCCCCTCCCCATGGCActcacagctcctgcaggggCAGATGCTGGAAGGTTTTCCAGGAGAGACTGGTCAACGCATTGAAGGAGAGATTCCTGCGAGCACAGACCCCATCAGCCTCCCTTCCACCCCAAGTCCCCTCATTCTGCATCATCCTCACACACAGGGCTCTGTCACatgctggggatggagctgtCACACCATGACCAAGCAGAAGCACATGCACCAGGCTGGCTGCCAGCCCAGCCTTTGGGTACCCCTTTCAGGGACCTCCATGATCCCTGTGGTAggtttccctccccccccccccccactttcCAGCATCCCCTCCTGCATGGGGCTGCACTACACAGAGCTCCCAAGGGGCTCCAGCCTCAATCAATGGTTTCAcattcagcagcacagccccacgcGGTCCCTCTGGATTGAGTTTTGCTGCTGGGCAGTGGGACAGCATCGATCCTCCCTGAGTGCAGGGGACAAAGCCACCCTGTGCAGGGATGAGTGCCCTGAGGGGGTTGACATGCATAAGGATGGGGACCTGAGCCCTAGAAGGGGGTTACTCACACATGGCTCAGCCTGTGGGTGTCCTGGAAAGCATCGTCAGATATGTGCTGCAGCCCCGAGTTGGAGATGGTGCTGGGGGAGGCAAGGGCTTAAGCACACACAGTAGGAACCCTGTCCCCAtcctccccatcccaccccagaGGGCTCACAGGTGCCTGAGGTCTGACAGCATCCTGGTGTCATCCCGAGTCAGAGATGTCAGCAGCGGTTGGTTCTCGATGATGCTGGAAGGCAacagtgcagcaggcaggggTCAGGCCCCCATTTTGGGATCACCACTGCCAGAGCAGGGGGATCAGCCCTAGGATGGGGACAAGGACAGAGCCAAGCTGCCCCTCAAGGCCTCAGTTTCTCCCGGTCTGAGCTGGGACACTGGGGTCAGAGCTGAGCTCCCAGAACCCACAGTCCCACCCAGAGAATGAGCTGGCCCAGCCTCAGCCCCATTCCCCCAAAGCCCCTCCGTGTGTCCCCACCTCTCCCTGCACCCACGGTGCCTCATGATGCAATGGCGGTGCTGAGAAACAGCCTGTTACCCCACTGCTCCTTTTCCTAAGGAAATCCCCTTTGGGAGCCAGTGTGGGGTTTTccacccaccccacccccaGGTCATGATGGGGATGAGGGAGACACAACAGAGGGATGGCAAGTGGTCTCTTAAGGGATCACCATCCACCCCACCCTGTCAGGCAGCAAACAAAGAGCTGGCAGCGCCCGCAGCATCTCCCAGCACGTGGAGAAACTGAGGCAAGGATGTTTGCAGCAGCCGCCCCAgcaatgcagcagtgcagcagggtGAGGACCCAGGAGCCCAGACACCTTGGTGACAACTAAACTGTCACCACACACCCTTTCTCCCTCCTcatcccagcacacagcagagggtgAATGGAAGAGAGATGCCCCAAGCCAGGCAGTGTGGGTTCCCAAACCCCTCCTGCACCCCAGATGAATGCCAGCACGGTCGTGTTCTCCCCATGCTGGCAAATCATCTTTCTTGGATCCAGAGGGTTAGGGGCTCAATTCCCACTCAGCTTCCCAACCCACAAGCCTTGGGCAGCAGGACAGCATCATCATGGTGGGGACAAAGAGCCCAGTCTCCTCCTGCACCCCATCACCGCCCACCTCCGCATGGGCACTCCCTGTCCGTGGACCCTGCTGCACCCCAGCCCTATTCACATCCCACAGGAGGGGGTAAAGAACTGTCCTGAGTCCCTCCCTCATTCCCTGTGAGTCCATAGCAGGGATTCCCCCCACCTTTGCACCCCAACAACCCCCCTCCAGGCTCCCCAGCCCCATCAGTGACCCAGCACtatcccagtgccaccaccatGTCCTCCAGTCCCACCGCCCTCATCATTGTGTCCTGGCCCAAATGCCCTGACCCCCACTGCCATCCTCTTTCTCATCTCATCCTCATCCTGGCCTCACTACCCAGTCCTGTCCTtatcttcttcctcatcttcatccccagtccccatctccatcactagtcccatccctgctccctctcctccccatATGACTCCATCCCCAGGTCCCCATCTCATCGCGGTCCCTCTGCCCGTCCCCACTCACACGTCGTTGGGGCGACtggtgcccagcagcagggcGCTGAGGCTGCTCACGGTGAGGGGCTCCCGGCAGTGCAGTGTACGGGATGCGGGACAGCGGCAGTGTGCGGGGCAGGCGGGAGGAGCGGCGGCTCCCGGGGGCAACAGCAGCGCAGCCAGGCACAGCCGGAGCCAGGCGGGCAGCATCGCGACCCGGGGCCGCTCCGGGACCGCCGCCCTCGCACTTCACCACCGCACCGGAGCCCACGAGCGCGGTACCGTGAGGGACCAGCGGGTTAAAAGCGGCGCCCGGTCCGGCCTCCTGGGGAGGGGCCAGCGGCTCCCCCGCCCCGACTctgcccgcagccccgcaccgcACGGTGGCACCGGGAGGGTGCGGGATGGGAGCTCGGACCGCAGGTGGGGAAGGTAGAATTGGGATTCTGCCCGCACTCTGCCCGCACCCTGCCTGCAATGCTCGCGCTCTGCACCTTGCCCAAGCTCTGCTCTCGCTGTGCCCGCAGTGCCCGCACCATCCACACCCGTGCCCCCGTTTGTAAGAGGCGGAGGACACCTCCCACTGCCCCTCCCTGCACTCAGGGCCATCAGGAGCACCCCCTCCCCCAGCTCTCCCATCACTCTCCCAAAATGCCACAGCTCTGAGGCTCCCTCA
This Excalfactoria chinensis isolate bCotChi1 chromosome 31, bCotChi1.hap2, whole genome shotgun sequence DNA region includes the following protein-coding sequences:
- the NTRK1 gene encoding high affinity nerve growth factor receptor encodes the protein MLPAWLRLCLAALLLPPGAAAPPACPAHCRCPASRTLHCREPLTVSSLSALLLGTSRPNDVIIENQPLLTSLTRDDTRMLSDLRHLTISNSGLQHISDDAFQDTHRLSHVNLSFNALTSLSWKTFQHLPLQELILEGNPFNCSCGIRWLQLWQDGSRAELGNQSLTCWEGSMLVALGSHPLHGCEPPTAHIEHPDVVLRQGDNINLTCHIWGEPPAAGEWVLPDVGSEPSVTKLSEWELVLEINNISSNLNHKDLTCRAENAAGLAEDSVILNVTFPPVILLLQEAIPQHYWCIPFSVDSNPAPSIFWLFNGTVLLEGPFIRTRIVEYEPNSTTLHGCLELNRPTHVNNGNYTLVVQNPLGRATRSIQGRFMDNPFSFSPEEPIPVSISPLGTRNSSLEGPMETADEHTFGVSVAVALAVFASLFLSVMLIALNKCGRRSKFGINRSAVLAQEDDLAMSLHFMNLGSSPVSSTESKLDGLKSNFIENPQYFCNACVHHVQRRDIVLKWELGEGAFGKVFLAECSHLLPEQEKTLVAVKALKEVTESARLDFQREAELLTVLQHEHIVKFYGVCTEGEPLIMVFEYMKHGDLNRFLRSHGPDAKILDQGQGQPCGQLTLSHMLQIATQIASGMVYLASLHFVHRDLATRNCLVGHDLVVKIGDFGMSRDIYSTDYYRVGGRTMLPIRWMPPESILYRKFTTESDIWSFGVVLWEIFTYGKQPWYQLSNTEAIECITQGRELERPRTCPSEVYDIMQSCWQREPQQRQRIQDIHSRLQALVKTPPIYLDILG